One segment of Setaria viridis chromosome 4, Setaria_viridis_v4.0, whole genome shotgun sequence DNA contains the following:
- the LOC117853309 gene encoding galactoside 2-alpha-L-fucosyltransferase — protein sequence MAKRGARPVVAWIVLLLSVPLLLLLLSADRRLLEAPDSAFLGLVNRRVSGERSYDKLLGGLLADGFDERSCRSRYQSVMYRSRPGKQPSAYLVSKLRQQEALQRRCGPGTVAYSHALEQLRSGKSAGDSTGPQDCKYLVSISYRGLGNRILATASAFLYAVLTGRVLLVDPSNEMGELFCEPFPGTTWLLPPGFPLASYTNFSVNTTESYGNMLRNKVIRTAAGDVRPASRLPAFSYVHLDHDATEQDNLFFCDEDQRVLRNISWLVMRTDSYIVPGLFLDTGFQGELGRMFPEPDAVFHHIVRYLFHPNNHVWGLVTRYYDAYLATAQQRVGIQVRVFGSQPNSPELLEQITKCTQKERLLPELLAAAADPVAPGPSRKTKAVLVTSLKSWYYEKLKGMYWERAAATGEAVSVHQPSHEEFQRFGARSHDAKAWAEIYLLSLTDALVTTAWSTFGYVAQGLGGLRPWVMYRPDNDTHVPDPPCGRDVSMEPCFHAPPFYDCRLKRGADTGKIVPQVQHCIDMSWGLKIVHRS from the exons ATGGCGAAGCGTGGGGCACGCCCCGTAGTTGCCTGGATCGTCCTGCTGCTCTCCGTTCCCCTGCTTCTGTTGCTCCTCTCCGCCGATCGACGGCTACTGGAAGCGCCGGACTCTGCATTTCTCGGCCTCGTAAACAGAAGAG TTTCAGGTGAAAGATCTTACGACAAGCTCCTCGGCGGCCTCTTGGCAGACGGATTCGACGAGAGATCCTGCCGTAGCCGATACCAATCCGTAATGTACCGTAGCAGGCCCGGCAAGCAACCTTCGGCGTACCTCGTCTCCAAGCTGCGGCAGCAGGAAGCCCTGCAGAGACGGTGCGGCCCGGGCACCGTGGCCTACAGCCACGCGCTGGAGCAGCTCAGGTCGGGCAAGAGCGCCGGCGACAGCACTGGCCCGCAGGACTGCAAGTACCTGGTCTCCATCTCGTACCGGGGCCTCGGGAACCGGATCCTCGCCACCGCGTCGGCGTTCCTCTACGCGGTGCTCACCGGCCGCGTGCTCCTCGTCGACCCCAGCAACGAGATGGGCGAGCTCTTCTGCGAGCCCTTCCCGGGCACGACGTGGCTGCTGCCGCCGGGCTTCCCGCTTGCGAGCTACACCAATTTCAGCGTCAACACCACCGAGAGCTACGGCAACATGCTGAGGAACAAGGTTATCAggaccgccgccggcgacgtgcgGCCGGCGTCGCGGCTGCCGGCGTTCTCGTACGTCCATCTCGACCACGACGCCACCGAGCAGGACAACTTGTTCTTCTGCGACGAGGACCAGAGGGTGCTCCGGAACATCTCGTGGCTGGTGATGAGGACGGACAGCTACATCGTGCCGGGGCTGTTCCTGGACACGGGGTTCCAGGGGGAGCTCGGCAGGATGTTCCCGGAGCCGGACGCCGTGTTCCACCACATCGTCCGGTACCTGTTCCACCCGAACAACCACGTCTGGGGCCTCGTCACGCGCTACTACGACGCGTACCTCGCGACGGCGCAGCAGCGGGTGGGCATCCAGGTGCGCGTCTTCGGTTCCCAGCCGAACTCGCCGGAGCTCCTCGAGCAGATCACGAAGTGCACGCAGAAGGAGAGGCTGCTCCCGGAgttgctcgccgcggcggcggacccCGTGGCGCCGGGACCGAGTCGGAAGACCAAGGCCGTGCTCGTCACCTCGCTCAAGTCCTGGTACTACGAGAAGCTCAAGGGCATGTACTGGGAGCGCGCGGCGGCCACCGGCGAGGCGGTGAGCGTGCACCAGCCGAGCCACGAGGAGTTCCAGCGGTTCGGCGCCAGGTCGCACGACGCCAAGGCGTGGGCGGAGATATACCTGCTGAGCCTGACGGACGCGCTGGTGACCACCGCCTGGTCGACGTTCGGGTACGTCGCGCAGGGGCTCGGCGGCCTGAGGCCGTGGGTGATGTACAGGCCGGACAACGACACCCATGTGCCGGACCCGCCGTGCGGGAGGGACGTGTCCATGGAGCCGTGCTTCCACGCGCCGCCGTTCTATGACTGCAGGCTGAAGCGGGGGGCGGACACGGGGAAGATTGTGCCGCAGGTCCAGCACTGCATTGACATGAGCTGGGGCTTGAAGATTGTTCATCGCAGCTGA
- the LOC117853278 gene encoding probable fucosyltransferase 7 has product MQVARSQESQLANFYLLPWLTSGYLRNPQQQKSSTRFRRRLRRRAMGSVRERDLSPEPEKRRPSGLGTVTVVFLIALPLLLVFFLFSDRAVVSIAADYRPVWQRMKLLGSGNASSFPNAEGSAHDRLLGGLLSPDFDTATCLSRYEASRRWKPSPFPVTPYLVQKLRQYEANHRRCGPGTANYREAMVQLMSGRNADLAECKYVVWVPLAGLGNRMLSIVSTFLYALLTGRVLLIHEPPEMEGLFCQPFPGTSWVLPPGFPYTDGFSADSNESYVNMLENSIVHYDDGGNASTLPPYVYFHLEQISLRLQNHTFCEEDHRVLDRFNWMVLRSDSYFTVALFLMPMYRSELDRMFPAKGSVFHHLGRYLFHPGNRAWDILERFYVGYLAGADERLGIQVRLSPSFPITFEVMYEQIIRCIREHELLPQVTDTSEPGALPTNGTVGTARVKAVLVVSLKPEYYDKLHSMYYTNATATGEVVTVYQPSHDLDQRSDALAHNERALAEIFMLSYSDRLVTTAFSTFGYVAYSLAGLRPWLLMPPDWAAMRAEVACSRSASVEPCLHSQPSLLCQAEQDLDPVVHVPFLRHCEDMDSGLKLFD; this is encoded by the exons ATGCAAGTTGCAAGATCGCAAGAATCACAGCTAGCAAATTTTTATCTGCTGCCATGGCTGACCTCTGGATACCTACGTAACCCACAACAACAAAAATCTAGTACTAGATTTCGACGAAGGTTGCGTCGGCGTGCCATGGGTTCCGTCAGAGAGCGAGATCTctcgccggagccggagaaACGCCGGCCGTCCGGCCTGGGGACCGTCACTGTCGTCTTCTTGATCGCATTGCCGCTGCTGCTCGTATTCTTCCTCTTCAGCGACCGAGCTGTCGTCTCCATCGCCGCCGATTACCGGCCGGTTTGGCAGCGCATGAAACTGCTAG GCTCCGGCAATGCGTCGTCGTTTCCGAACGCGGAGGGCAGCGCTCACGACCGGCTCCTCGGCGGGCTCCTCTCGCCGGACTTTGACACGGCGACGTGCCTAAGCAGGTACGAGGCGTCCAGGCGCTGGAAGCCGTCGCCGTTCCCGGTCACCCCCTACCTTGTCCAGAAGCTGAGGCAGTACGAAGCGAACCACCGGCGGTGCGGCCCGGGCACCGCGAACTACCGCGAGGCCATGGTGCAGCTCATGTCCGGCCGCAACGCTGACCTCGCCGAGTGCAAGTACGTTGTGTGGGTTCCCCTCGCGGGCCTCGGCAACCGGATGCTCAGCATCGTCTCCACCTTCCTCTACGCGCTGCTCACCGGCCGCGTCCTCCTGATCCACGAGCCACCCGAGATGGAGGGGCTCTTCTGCCAGCCGTTCCCGGGCACCTCGTGGGTCTTGCCGCCTGGCTTCCCCTACACAGACGGCTTCTCGGCCGACTCAAACGAGAGCTACGTGAACATGCTTGAGAACAGCATCGTCCACTACGACGACGGAGGCAATGCGAGCACGCTGCCGCCGTACGTCTACTTCCACCTAGAGCAAATCTCACTCCGGCTCCAGAATCACACGTTCTGCGAGGAAGACCACCGCGTCCTCGACAGGTTCAACTGGATGGTGCTCAGGTCGGACAGCTACTTCACAGTGGCGCTGTTCCTCATGCCGATGTACCGCAGCGAGCTAGACAGGATGTTCCCGGCGAAAGGGTCCGTTTTCCACCACCTCGGCAGGTACCTCTTCCACCCGGGGAACCGAGCATGGGATATCCTGGAAAGGTTCTACGTCGggtacctcgccggcgccgacgagcgtCTGGGCATTCAGGTGCGCCTCTCGCCGTCTTTTCCGATCACATTTGAGGTCATGTACGAGCAGATCATCCGGTGCATTCGGGAGCATGAGCTTCTGCCACAAGTGACGGACACCAGCGAACCTGGTGCCCTGCCAACGAACGGCACCGTCGGCACGGCGAGGGTGAAGGCCGTGCTGGTCGTCTCCTTGAAGCCGGAGTACTACGACAAGCTGCACAGCATGTACTACACGAACGCGACGGCGACCGGTGAGGTCGTGACGGTGTACCAGCCGAGCCACGACCTGGACCAACGCTCGGACGCGCTGGCGCACAACGAGCGCGCCCTGGCCGAGATCTTCATGCTGAGCTACTCTGACAGGTTGGTGACCACGGCGTTTTCGACGTTCGGGTACGTCGCGTACTCACTTGCTGGGCTCCGACCATGGCTGCTGATGCCGCCGGACTGGGCCGCGATGAGGGCCGAAGTTGCTTGCTCCAGGTCAGCGTCGGTGGAGCCGTGCCTGCATTCGCAGCCGTCGCTCCTCTGCCAGGCAGAGCAGGATCTTGATCCGGTGGTGCATGTGCCATTCTTGCGCCACTGCGAAGATATGGATTCTGGTCTCAAGCTGTTTGATTGA